A single region of the Capra hircus breed San Clemente chromosome 14, ASM170441v1, whole genome shotgun sequence genome encodes:
- the YTHDF3 gene encoding YTH domain-containing family protein 3 isoform X3 encodes MFYLDLTLLHRAEETGEESFSVQNGSIHQKDAVNDDDFEPYLSSQTNQNNSYPPMSDPYMPSYYAPSIGFPYSLGEAAWSTAGDQPMPYLTTYGQMSNGEHHYIPDGVFSQPGALGNTPPFLGQHGFNFFPGNADFSTWGTSGSQGQSTQSSAYSSSYGYPPSSLGRAITDGQAGFGNDTLSKVPGISSIEQGMTGLKIGGDLTAAVTKTVGTALSSSGMTSIATNSVPPVSSAAPKPTSWAAIARKPAKPQPKLKPKGNVGIGGSAVPPPPIKHNMNIGTWDEKGSVVKAPPTQPVLPPQTIIQQPQPLIQPPPLVQSQLPQPQPQPPQAQQPQGPQPQAQPHQVQPPQPQLQNRWVAPRNRGAGFNQNNGAGSENFGLGVVPVSASPSSVEVHPVLEKLKAINNYNPKDFDWNLKNGRVFIIKSYSEDDIHRSIKYSIWCSTEHGNKRLDAAYRSLNGKGPLYLLFSVNGSGHFCGVAEMKSVVDYNAYAGVWSQDKWKGKFEVKWIFVKDVPNNQLRHIRLENNDNKPVTNSRDTQEVPLEKAKQVLKIIATFKHTTSIFDDFAHYEKRQEEEEAMRRQRMHDYSQPSMSTDKNLSIWNPWIQRASYCEGLERPWILISTGLLEPPPCST; translated from the exons ATGTTCTATCTTGATTTGACTCTGCTTCATAGAGCAGAGGAAACAGGCGAAGAATCAT ttTCAGTACAAAACGGTTCGATTCATCAAAAAGATGCTGTAAATGATGATGATTTTGAGCCATACTTAAGTAGCCAGACAAATCAG AATAACAGCTATCCACCAATGTCAGATCCATACATGCCTAGTTACTAtgctccatccattggatttccaTATTCGCTTGGGGAAGCAGCATGGTCCACAGCTGGAGACCAGCCTATGCCATATCTGACAACCTATGGACAGATGAGTAATGGAGAGCATCATTATATACCAGACGGTGTGTTCAGTCAGCCTGGGGCATTAGGAAATACCCCTCCATTTCTTGGTCAACATGGATTTAACTTTTTTCCTGGTAATGCTGATTTCTCTACATGGGGGACAAGTGGATCTCAGGGACAATCAACACAAAGTTCTGCTTATAGTAGCAGTTACGGCTATCCACCTAGTTCTCTTGGGAGAGCTATTACTGATGGACAGGCTGGATTTGGCAATGATACTCTGAGCAAGGTGCCCGGCATTAGCAGTATCGAGCAAGGCATGACCGGACTGAAAATCGGTGGTGACCTAACTGCTGCAGTGACGAAAACCGTAGGAACAGCATTGAGCAGCAGTGGTATGACCAGCATCGCAACCAATAGTGTGCCCCCGGTTAGCAGTGCGGCACCAAAACCCACCTCCTGGGCTGCCATTGCCAGAAAGCCCGCCAAACCTCAACCGAAACTTAAACCCAAGGGCAATGTGGGAATCGGGGGTTCCGCTGTGCCGCCACCTCCTATAAAACACAACATGAATATTGGAACTTGGGATGAAAAAGGGTCAGTGGTAAAGGCTCCACCAACCCAACCAGTTCTGCCTCCTCAGACTATAATCCAGCAGCCTCAGCCATTAATTCAGCCACCACCCCTGGTGCAGAGCCAACTGCCTCAACCGCAGCCTCAGCCGCCACAAGCGCAGCAGCCACAAGGACCTCAGCCACAGGCCCAGCCTCACCAAGTGCAGCCCCCGCAGCCGCAGCTGCAGAACCGCTGGGTGGCGCCCCGGAACAGGGGGGCCGGCTTCAACCAGAACAATGGAGCGGGCAGTGAAAACTTTGGTCTAGGTGTCGTTCCTGTCAGCGCTTCCCCATCGAGTGTGGAAGTGCATCCCGTGCTGGAAAAGCTAAAGGCCATAAACAACTACAATCCCAAAGACTTTGACTGGAACCTGAAGAACGGACGTGTGTTCATAATTAAGAGCTATTCTGAGGATGACATACACCGTTCCATTAAGTACTCTATCTGGTGTAGTACTGAGCATGGGAATAAGCGTTTGGATGCGGCTTACCGTTCCCTAAATGGGAAAGGCCCACTCTATTTGCTCTTCAGTGTGAATGGCAGTGGACACTTCTGTGGAGTGGCTGAGATGAAGTCTGTTGTGGACTATAATGCGTATGCTGGAGTCTGGTCTCAGGATAAGTGGAAGGGCAAATTTGAAGTTAAATGGATCTTTGTCAAAGATGTCCCCAATAACCAATTACGGCATATTCGCTTAGAAAATAATGACAACAAACCAGTTACCAattcaagggacactcaagaggtACCCCTAGAAAAAGCTAAGCAAGTGCTTAAAATAATTGCTACTTTCAAGCATACCACCTCAATCTTTGATGACTTTGCACATTATGAAAAGCGTCAAGAAGAGGAGGAAGCCATGCGTAGG
- the YTHDF3 gene encoding YTH domain-containing family protein 3 isoform X6, producing MFYLDLTLLHRAEETGEESFSVQNGSIHQKDAVNDDDFEPYLSSQTNQNNSYPPMSDPYMPSYYAPSIGFPYSLGEAAWSTAGDQPMPYLTTYGQMSNGEHHYIPDGVFSQPGALGNTPPFLGQHGFNFFPGNADFSTWGTSGSQGQSTQSSAYSSSYGYPPSSLGRAITDGQAGFGNDTLSKVPGISSIEQGMTGLKIGGDLTAAVTKTVGTALSSSGMTSIATNSVPPVSSAAPKPTSWAAIARKPAKPQPKLKPKGNVGIGGSAVPPPPIKHNMNIGTWDEKGSVVKAPPTQPVLPPQTIIQQPQPLIQPPPLVQSQLPQPQPQPPQAQQPQGPQPQAQPHQVQPPQPQLQNRWVAPRNRGAGFNQNNGAGSENFGLGVVPVSASPSSVEVHPVLEKLKAINNYNPKDFDWNLKNGRVFIIKSYSEDDIHRSIKYSIWCSTEHGNKRLDAAYRSLNGKGPLYLLFSVNGSGHFCGVAEMKSVVDYNAYAGVWSQDKWKGKFEVKWIFVKDVPNNQLRHIRLENNDNKPVTNSRDTQEVPLEKAKQVLKIIATFKHTTSIFDDFAHYEKRQEEEEAMRRERNRNKQ from the exons ATGTTCTATCTTGATTTGACTCTGCTTCATAGAGCAGAGGAAACAGGCGAAGAATCAT ttTCAGTACAAAACGGTTCGATTCATCAAAAAGATGCTGTAAATGATGATGATTTTGAGCCATACTTAAGTAGCCAGACAAATCAG AATAACAGCTATCCACCAATGTCAGATCCATACATGCCTAGTTACTAtgctccatccattggatttccaTATTCGCTTGGGGAAGCAGCATGGTCCACAGCTGGAGACCAGCCTATGCCATATCTGACAACCTATGGACAGATGAGTAATGGAGAGCATCATTATATACCAGACGGTGTGTTCAGTCAGCCTGGGGCATTAGGAAATACCCCTCCATTTCTTGGTCAACATGGATTTAACTTTTTTCCTGGTAATGCTGATTTCTCTACATGGGGGACAAGTGGATCTCAGGGACAATCAACACAAAGTTCTGCTTATAGTAGCAGTTACGGCTATCCACCTAGTTCTCTTGGGAGAGCTATTACTGATGGACAGGCTGGATTTGGCAATGATACTCTGAGCAAGGTGCCCGGCATTAGCAGTATCGAGCAAGGCATGACCGGACTGAAAATCGGTGGTGACCTAACTGCTGCAGTGACGAAAACCGTAGGAACAGCATTGAGCAGCAGTGGTATGACCAGCATCGCAACCAATAGTGTGCCCCCGGTTAGCAGTGCGGCACCAAAACCCACCTCCTGGGCTGCCATTGCCAGAAAGCCCGCCAAACCTCAACCGAAACTTAAACCCAAGGGCAATGTGGGAATCGGGGGTTCCGCTGTGCCGCCACCTCCTATAAAACACAACATGAATATTGGAACTTGGGATGAAAAAGGGTCAGTGGTAAAGGCTCCACCAACCCAACCAGTTCTGCCTCCTCAGACTATAATCCAGCAGCCTCAGCCATTAATTCAGCCACCACCCCTGGTGCAGAGCCAACTGCCTCAACCGCAGCCTCAGCCGCCACAAGCGCAGCAGCCACAAGGACCTCAGCCACAGGCCCAGCCTCACCAAGTGCAGCCCCCGCAGCCGCAGCTGCAGAACCGCTGGGTGGCGCCCCGGAACAGGGGGGCCGGCTTCAACCAGAACAATGGAGCGGGCAGTGAAAACTTTGGTCTAGGTGTCGTTCCTGTCAGCGCTTCCCCATCGAGTGTGGAAGTGCATCCCGTGCTGGAAAAGCTAAAGGCCATAAACAACTACAATCCCAAAGACTTTGACTGGAACCTGAAGAACGGACGTGTGTTCATAATTAAGAGCTATTCTGAGGATGACATACACCGTTCCATTAAGTACTCTATCTGGTGTAGTACTGAGCATGGGAATAAGCGTTTGGATGCGGCTTACCGTTCCCTAAATGGGAAAGGCCCACTCTATTTGCTCTTCAGTGTGAATGGCAGTGGACACTTCTGTGGAGTGGCTGAGATGAAGTCTGTTGTGGACTATAATGCGTATGCTGGAGTCTGGTCTCAGGATAAGTGGAAGGGCAAATTTGAAGTTAAATGGATCTTTGTCAAAGATGTCCCCAATAACCAATTACGGCATATTCGCTTAGAAAATAATGACAACAAACCAGTTACCAattcaagggacactcaagaggtACCCCTAGAAAAAGCTAAGCAAGTGCTTAAAATAATTGCTACTTTCAAGCATACCACCTCAATCTTTGATGACTTTGCACATTATGAAAAGCGTCAAGAAGAGGAGGAAGCCATGCGTAGG
- the YTHDF3 gene encoding YTH domain-containing family protein 3 isoform X5: MFYLDLTLLHRAEETGEESFSVQNGSIHQKDAVNDDDFEPYLSSQTNQGLRRLVFWHSTEMLQNNSYPPMSDPYMPSYYAPSIGFPYSLGEAAWSTAGDQPMPYLTTYGQMSNGEHHYIPDGVFSQPGALGNTPPFLGQHGFNFFPGNADFSTWGTSGSQGQSTQSSAYSSSYGYPPSSLGRAITDGQAGFGNDTLSKVPGISSIEQGMTGLKIGGDLTAAVTKTVGTALSSSGMTSIATNSVPPVSSAAPKPTSWAAIARKPAKPQPKLKPKGNVGIGGSAVPPPPIKHNMNIGTWDEKGSVVKAPPTQPVLPPQTIIQQPQPLIQPPPLVQSQLPQPQPQPPQAQQPQGPQPQAQPHQVQPPQPQLQNRWVAPRNRGAGFNQNNGAGSENFGLGVVPVSASPSSVEVHPVLEKLKAINNYNPKDFDWNLKNGRVFIIKSYSEDDIHRSIKYSIWCSTEHGNKRLDAAYRSLNGKGPLYLLFSVNGSGHFCGVAEMKSVVDYNAYAGVWSQDKWKGKFEVKWIFVKDVPNNQLRHIRLENNDNKPVTNSRDTQEVPLEKAKQVLKIIATFKHTTSIFDDFAHYEKRQEEEEAMRRERNRNKQ, from the exons ATGTTCTATCTTGATTTGACTCTGCTTCATAGAGCAGAGGAAACAGGCGAAGAATCAT ttTCAGTACAAAACGGTTCGATTCATCAAAAAGATGCTGTAAATGATGATGATTTTGAGCCATACTTAAGTAGCCAGACAAATCAG GGACTTAGAAGATTGGTTTTTTGGCATTCCACAGAGATGCTTCAG AATAACAGCTATCCACCAATGTCAGATCCATACATGCCTAGTTACTAtgctccatccattggatttccaTATTCGCTTGGGGAAGCAGCATGGTCCACAGCTGGAGACCAGCCTATGCCATATCTGACAACCTATGGACAGATGAGTAATGGAGAGCATCATTATATACCAGACGGTGTGTTCAGTCAGCCTGGGGCATTAGGAAATACCCCTCCATTTCTTGGTCAACATGGATTTAACTTTTTTCCTGGTAATGCTGATTTCTCTACATGGGGGACAAGTGGATCTCAGGGACAATCAACACAAAGTTCTGCTTATAGTAGCAGTTACGGCTATCCACCTAGTTCTCTTGGGAGAGCTATTACTGATGGACAGGCTGGATTTGGCAATGATACTCTGAGCAAGGTGCCCGGCATTAGCAGTATCGAGCAAGGCATGACCGGACTGAAAATCGGTGGTGACCTAACTGCTGCAGTGACGAAAACCGTAGGAACAGCATTGAGCAGCAGTGGTATGACCAGCATCGCAACCAATAGTGTGCCCCCGGTTAGCAGTGCGGCACCAAAACCCACCTCCTGGGCTGCCATTGCCAGAAAGCCCGCCAAACCTCAACCGAAACTTAAACCCAAGGGCAATGTGGGAATCGGGGGTTCCGCTGTGCCGCCACCTCCTATAAAACACAACATGAATATTGGAACTTGGGATGAAAAAGGGTCAGTGGTAAAGGCTCCACCAACCCAACCAGTTCTGCCTCCTCAGACTATAATCCAGCAGCCTCAGCCATTAATTCAGCCACCACCCCTGGTGCAGAGCCAACTGCCTCAACCGCAGCCTCAGCCGCCACAAGCGCAGCAGCCACAAGGACCTCAGCCACAGGCCCAGCCTCACCAAGTGCAGCCCCCGCAGCCGCAGCTGCAGAACCGCTGGGTGGCGCCCCGGAACAGGGGGGCCGGCTTCAACCAGAACAATGGAGCGGGCAGTGAAAACTTTGGTCTAGGTGTCGTTCCTGTCAGCGCTTCCCCATCGAGTGTGGAAGTGCATCCCGTGCTGGAAAAGCTAAAGGCCATAAACAACTACAATCCCAAAGACTTTGACTGGAACCTGAAGAACGGACGTGTGTTCATAATTAAGAGCTATTCTGAGGATGACATACACCGTTCCATTAAGTACTCTATCTGGTGTAGTACTGAGCATGGGAATAAGCGTTTGGATGCGGCTTACCGTTCCCTAAATGGGAAAGGCCCACTCTATTTGCTCTTCAGTGTGAATGGCAGTGGACACTTCTGTGGAGTGGCTGAGATGAAGTCTGTTGTGGACTATAATGCGTATGCTGGAGTCTGGTCTCAGGATAAGTGGAAGGGCAAATTTGAAGTTAAATGGATCTTTGTCAAAGATGTCCCCAATAACCAATTACGGCATATTCGCTTAGAAAATAATGACAACAAACCAGTTACCAattcaagggacactcaagaggtACCCCTAGAAAAAGCTAAGCAAGTGCTTAAAATAATTGCTACTTTCAAGCATACCACCTCAATCTTTGATGACTTTGCACATTATGAAAAGCGTCAAGAAGAGGAGGAAGCCATGCGTAGG
- the YTHDF3 gene encoding YTH domain-containing family protein 3 isoform X7, with translation MSATSVDQRPKGQGNKVSVQNGSIHQKDAVNDDDFEPYLSSQTNQNNSYPPMSDPYMPSYYAPSIGFPYSLGEAAWSTAGDQPMPYLTTYGQMSNGEHHYIPDGVFSQPGALGNTPPFLGQHGFNFFPGNADFSTWGTSGSQGQSTQSSAYSSSYGYPPSSLGRAITDGQAGFGNDTLSKVPGISSIEQGMTGLKIGGDLTAAVTKTVGTALSSSGMTSIATNSVPPVSSAAPKPTSWAAIARKPAKPQPKLKPKGNVGIGGSAVPPPPIKHNMNIGTWDEKGSVVKAPPTQPVLPPQTIIQQPQPLIQPPPLVQSQLPQPQPQPPQAQQPQGPQPQAQPHQVQPPQPQLQNRWVAPRNRGAGFNQNNGAGSENFGLGVVPVSASPSSVEVHPVLEKLKAINNYNPKDFDWNLKNGRVFIIKSYSEDDIHRSIKYSIWCSTEHGNKRLDAAYRSLNGKGPLYLLFSVNGSGHFCGVAEMKSVVDYNAYAGVWSQDKWKGKFEVKWIFVKDVPNNQLRHIRLENNDNKPVTNSRDTQEVPLEKAKQVLKIIATFKHTTSIFDDFAHYEKRQEEEEAMRRERNRNKQ, from the exons ATGTCAGCCACTAGCGTGGATCAG AGACCTAAAGGGCAAGGAAATAAAG ttTCAGTACAAAACGGTTCGATTCATCAAAAAGATGCTGTAAATGATGATGATTTTGAGCCATACTTAAGTAGCCAGACAAATCAG AATAACAGCTATCCACCAATGTCAGATCCATACATGCCTAGTTACTAtgctccatccattggatttccaTATTCGCTTGGGGAAGCAGCATGGTCCACAGCTGGAGACCAGCCTATGCCATATCTGACAACCTATGGACAGATGAGTAATGGAGAGCATCATTATATACCAGACGGTGTGTTCAGTCAGCCTGGGGCATTAGGAAATACCCCTCCATTTCTTGGTCAACATGGATTTAACTTTTTTCCTGGTAATGCTGATTTCTCTACATGGGGGACAAGTGGATCTCAGGGACAATCAACACAAAGTTCTGCTTATAGTAGCAGTTACGGCTATCCACCTAGTTCTCTTGGGAGAGCTATTACTGATGGACAGGCTGGATTTGGCAATGATACTCTGAGCAAGGTGCCCGGCATTAGCAGTATCGAGCAAGGCATGACCGGACTGAAAATCGGTGGTGACCTAACTGCTGCAGTGACGAAAACCGTAGGAACAGCATTGAGCAGCAGTGGTATGACCAGCATCGCAACCAATAGTGTGCCCCCGGTTAGCAGTGCGGCACCAAAACCCACCTCCTGGGCTGCCATTGCCAGAAAGCCCGCCAAACCTCAACCGAAACTTAAACCCAAGGGCAATGTGGGAATCGGGGGTTCCGCTGTGCCGCCACCTCCTATAAAACACAACATGAATATTGGAACTTGGGATGAAAAAGGGTCAGTGGTAAAGGCTCCACCAACCCAACCAGTTCTGCCTCCTCAGACTATAATCCAGCAGCCTCAGCCATTAATTCAGCCACCACCCCTGGTGCAGAGCCAACTGCCTCAACCGCAGCCTCAGCCGCCACAAGCGCAGCAGCCACAAGGACCTCAGCCACAGGCCCAGCCTCACCAAGTGCAGCCCCCGCAGCCGCAGCTGCAGAACCGCTGGGTGGCGCCCCGGAACAGGGGGGCCGGCTTCAACCAGAACAATGGAGCGGGCAGTGAAAACTTTGGTCTAGGTGTCGTTCCTGTCAGCGCTTCCCCATCGAGTGTGGAAGTGCATCCCGTGCTGGAAAAGCTAAAGGCCATAAACAACTACAATCCCAAAGACTTTGACTGGAACCTGAAGAACGGACGTGTGTTCATAATTAAGAGCTATTCTGAGGATGACATACACCGTTCCATTAAGTACTCTATCTGGTGTAGTACTGAGCATGGGAATAAGCGTTTGGATGCGGCTTACCGTTCCCTAAATGGGAAAGGCCCACTCTATTTGCTCTTCAGTGTGAATGGCAGTGGACACTTCTGTGGAGTGGCTGAGATGAAGTCTGTTGTGGACTATAATGCGTATGCTGGAGTCTGGTCTCAGGATAAGTGGAAGGGCAAATTTGAAGTTAAATGGATCTTTGTCAAAGATGTCCCCAATAACCAATTACGGCATATTCGCTTAGAAAATAATGACAACAAACCAGTTACCAattcaagggacactcaagaggtACCCCTAGAAAAAGCTAAGCAAGTGCTTAAAATAATTGCTACTTTCAAGCATACCACCTCAATCTTTGATGACTTTGCACATTATGAAAAGCGTCAAGAAGAGGAGGAAGCCATGCGTAGG
- the YTHDF3 gene encoding YTH domain-containing family protein 3 isoform X1, with protein sequence MFYLDLTLLHRAEETGEESFSVQNGSIHQKDAVNDDDFEPYLSSQTNQGLRRLVFWHSTEMLQNNSYPPMSDPYMPSYYAPSIGFPYSLGEAAWSTAGDQPMPYLTTYGQMSNGEHHYIPDGVFSQPGALGNTPPFLGQHGFNFFPGNADFSTWGTSGSQGQSTQSSAYSSSYGYPPSSLGRAITDGQAGFGNDTLSKVPGISSIEQGMTGLKIGGDLTAAVTKTVGTALSSSGMTSIATNSVPPVSSAAPKPTSWAAIARKPAKPQPKLKPKGNVGIGGSAVPPPPIKHNMNIGTWDEKGSVVKAPPTQPVLPPQTIIQQPQPLIQPPPLVQSQLPQPQPQPPQAQQPQGPQPQAQPHQVQPPQPQLQNRWVAPRNRGAGFNQNNGAGSENFGLGVVPVSASPSSVEVHPVLEKLKAINNYNPKDFDWNLKNGRVFIIKSYSEDDIHRSIKYSIWCSTEHGNKRLDAAYRSLNGKGPLYLLFSVNGSGHFCGVAEMKSVVDYNAYAGVWSQDKWKGKFEVKWIFVKDVPNNQLRHIRLENNDNKPVTNSRDTQEVPLEKAKQVLKIIATFKHTTSIFDDFAHYEKRQEEEEAMRRQRMHDYSQPSMSTDKNLSIWNPWIQRASYCEGLERPWILISTGLLEPPPCST encoded by the exons ATGTTCTATCTTGATTTGACTCTGCTTCATAGAGCAGAGGAAACAGGCGAAGAATCAT ttTCAGTACAAAACGGTTCGATTCATCAAAAAGATGCTGTAAATGATGATGATTTTGAGCCATACTTAAGTAGCCAGACAAATCAG GGACTTAGAAGATTGGTTTTTTGGCATTCCACAGAGATGCTTCAG AATAACAGCTATCCACCAATGTCAGATCCATACATGCCTAGTTACTAtgctccatccattggatttccaTATTCGCTTGGGGAAGCAGCATGGTCCACAGCTGGAGACCAGCCTATGCCATATCTGACAACCTATGGACAGATGAGTAATGGAGAGCATCATTATATACCAGACGGTGTGTTCAGTCAGCCTGGGGCATTAGGAAATACCCCTCCATTTCTTGGTCAACATGGATTTAACTTTTTTCCTGGTAATGCTGATTTCTCTACATGGGGGACAAGTGGATCTCAGGGACAATCAACACAAAGTTCTGCTTATAGTAGCAGTTACGGCTATCCACCTAGTTCTCTTGGGAGAGCTATTACTGATGGACAGGCTGGATTTGGCAATGATACTCTGAGCAAGGTGCCCGGCATTAGCAGTATCGAGCAAGGCATGACCGGACTGAAAATCGGTGGTGACCTAACTGCTGCAGTGACGAAAACCGTAGGAACAGCATTGAGCAGCAGTGGTATGACCAGCATCGCAACCAATAGTGTGCCCCCGGTTAGCAGTGCGGCACCAAAACCCACCTCCTGGGCTGCCATTGCCAGAAAGCCCGCCAAACCTCAACCGAAACTTAAACCCAAGGGCAATGTGGGAATCGGGGGTTCCGCTGTGCCGCCACCTCCTATAAAACACAACATGAATATTGGAACTTGGGATGAAAAAGGGTCAGTGGTAAAGGCTCCACCAACCCAACCAGTTCTGCCTCCTCAGACTATAATCCAGCAGCCTCAGCCATTAATTCAGCCACCACCCCTGGTGCAGAGCCAACTGCCTCAACCGCAGCCTCAGCCGCCACAAGCGCAGCAGCCACAAGGACCTCAGCCACAGGCCCAGCCTCACCAAGTGCAGCCCCCGCAGCCGCAGCTGCAGAACCGCTGGGTGGCGCCCCGGAACAGGGGGGCCGGCTTCAACCAGAACAATGGAGCGGGCAGTGAAAACTTTGGTCTAGGTGTCGTTCCTGTCAGCGCTTCCCCATCGAGTGTGGAAGTGCATCCCGTGCTGGAAAAGCTAAAGGCCATAAACAACTACAATCCCAAAGACTTTGACTGGAACCTGAAGAACGGACGTGTGTTCATAATTAAGAGCTATTCTGAGGATGACATACACCGTTCCATTAAGTACTCTATCTGGTGTAGTACTGAGCATGGGAATAAGCGTTTGGATGCGGCTTACCGTTCCCTAAATGGGAAAGGCCCACTCTATTTGCTCTTCAGTGTGAATGGCAGTGGACACTTCTGTGGAGTGGCTGAGATGAAGTCTGTTGTGGACTATAATGCGTATGCTGGAGTCTGGTCTCAGGATAAGTGGAAGGGCAAATTTGAAGTTAAATGGATCTTTGTCAAAGATGTCCCCAATAACCAATTACGGCATATTCGCTTAGAAAATAATGACAACAAACCAGTTACCAattcaagggacactcaagaggtACCCCTAGAAAAAGCTAAGCAAGTGCTTAAAATAATTGCTACTTTCAAGCATACCACCTCAATCTTTGATGACTTTGCACATTATGAAAAGCGTCAAGAAGAGGAGGAAGCCATGCGTAGG
- the YTHDF3 gene encoding YTH domain-containing family protein 3 isoform X2 has translation MSATSVDQRPKGQGNKVSVQNGSIHQKDAVNDDDFEPYLSSQTNQGLRRLVFWHSTEMLQNNSYPPMSDPYMPSYYAPSIGFPYSLGEAAWSTAGDQPMPYLTTYGQMSNGEHHYIPDGVFSQPGALGNTPPFLGQHGFNFFPGNADFSTWGTSGSQGQSTQSSAYSSSYGYPPSSLGRAITDGQAGFGNDTLSKVPGISSIEQGMTGLKIGGDLTAAVTKTVGTALSSSGMTSIATNSVPPVSSAAPKPTSWAAIARKPAKPQPKLKPKGNVGIGGSAVPPPPIKHNMNIGTWDEKGSVVKAPPTQPVLPPQTIIQQPQPLIQPPPLVQSQLPQPQPQPPQAQQPQGPQPQAQPHQVQPPQPQLQNRWVAPRNRGAGFNQNNGAGSENFGLGVVPVSASPSSVEVHPVLEKLKAINNYNPKDFDWNLKNGRVFIIKSYSEDDIHRSIKYSIWCSTEHGNKRLDAAYRSLNGKGPLYLLFSVNGSGHFCGVAEMKSVVDYNAYAGVWSQDKWKGKFEVKWIFVKDVPNNQLRHIRLENNDNKPVTNSRDTQEVPLEKAKQVLKIIATFKHTTSIFDDFAHYEKRQEEEEAMRRQRMHDYSQPSMSTDKNLSIWNPWIQRASYCEGLERPWILISTGLLEPPPCST, from the exons ATGTCAGCCACTAGCGTGGATCAG AGACCTAAAGGGCAAGGAAATAAAG ttTCAGTACAAAACGGTTCGATTCATCAAAAAGATGCTGTAAATGATGATGATTTTGAGCCATACTTAAGTAGCCAGACAAATCAG GGACTTAGAAGATTGGTTTTTTGGCATTCCACAGAGATGCTTCAG AATAACAGCTATCCACCAATGTCAGATCCATACATGCCTAGTTACTAtgctccatccattggatttccaTATTCGCTTGGGGAAGCAGCATGGTCCACAGCTGGAGACCAGCCTATGCCATATCTGACAACCTATGGACAGATGAGTAATGGAGAGCATCATTATATACCAGACGGTGTGTTCAGTCAGCCTGGGGCATTAGGAAATACCCCTCCATTTCTTGGTCAACATGGATTTAACTTTTTTCCTGGTAATGCTGATTTCTCTACATGGGGGACAAGTGGATCTCAGGGACAATCAACACAAAGTTCTGCTTATAGTAGCAGTTACGGCTATCCACCTAGTTCTCTTGGGAGAGCTATTACTGATGGACAGGCTGGATTTGGCAATGATACTCTGAGCAAGGTGCCCGGCATTAGCAGTATCGAGCAAGGCATGACCGGACTGAAAATCGGTGGTGACCTAACTGCTGCAGTGACGAAAACCGTAGGAACAGCATTGAGCAGCAGTGGTATGACCAGCATCGCAACCAATAGTGTGCCCCCGGTTAGCAGTGCGGCACCAAAACCCACCTCCTGGGCTGCCATTGCCAGAAAGCCCGCCAAACCTCAACCGAAACTTAAACCCAAGGGCAATGTGGGAATCGGGGGTTCCGCTGTGCCGCCACCTCCTATAAAACACAACATGAATATTGGAACTTGGGATGAAAAAGGGTCAGTGGTAAAGGCTCCACCAACCCAACCAGTTCTGCCTCCTCAGACTATAATCCAGCAGCCTCAGCCATTAATTCAGCCACCACCCCTGGTGCAGAGCCAACTGCCTCAACCGCAGCCTCAGCCGCCACAAGCGCAGCAGCCACAAGGACCTCAGCCACAGGCCCAGCCTCACCAAGTGCAGCCCCCGCAGCCGCAGCTGCAGAACCGCTGGGTGGCGCCCCGGAACAGGGGGGCCGGCTTCAACCAGAACAATGGAGCGGGCAGTGAAAACTTTGGTCTAGGTGTCGTTCCTGTCAGCGCTTCCCCATCGAGTGTGGAAGTGCATCCCGTGCTGGAAAAGCTAAAGGCCATAAACAACTACAATCCCAAAGACTTTGACTGGAACCTGAAGAACGGACGTGTGTTCATAATTAAGAGCTATTCTGAGGATGACATACACCGTTCCATTAAGTACTCTATCTGGTGTAGTACTGAGCATGGGAATAAGCGTTTGGATGCGGCTTACCGTTCCCTAAATGGGAAAGGCCCACTCTATTTGCTCTTCAGTGTGAATGGCAGTGGACACTTCTGTGGAGTGGCTGAGATGAAGTCTGTTGTGGACTATAATGCGTATGCTGGAGTCTGGTCTCAGGATAAGTGGAAGGGCAAATTTGAAGTTAAATGGATCTTTGTCAAAGATGTCCCCAATAACCAATTACGGCATATTCGCTTAGAAAATAATGACAACAAACCAGTTACCAattcaagggacactcaagaggtACCCCTAGAAAAAGCTAAGCAAGTGCTTAAAATAATTGCTACTTTCAAGCATACCACCTCAATCTTTGATGACTTTGCACATTATGAAAAGCGTCAAGAAGAGGAGGAAGCCATGCGTAGG